In one Cottoperca gobio chromosome 12, fCotGob3.1, whole genome shotgun sequence genomic region, the following are encoded:
- the srek1 gene encoding splicing regulatory glutamine/lysine-rich protein 1 isoform X3 yields the protein MVHDQYVSSTGKIPEEAKALSLLAPAAPVPSLIPGGGLLPIPTPAPLQNLNLPVVSRLTAALEPAASASASTSASASASALAQPPLMGNVDPSKVDEIRRTVYVGNLNSQTTNADQLLEFFKQVGDVKFVRMAGDETQPTRFAFVEFVEQDSVNRALTFNGVMFGDRPLKVNHSNNAIVKPPEMTPQAAAKELESVMKRVREAQFTIAAAIDPADIKEAPTTRSRRIRRSRSKSRSRSHSRMHRKRSRSKHSRPAPKLWPRNDSHNSRSGHKRRSRSRDKKHSRSRSRGHRRKSKDRSRSPRRKARSPSPKRSKKDKKRERSRDRKERSTSRKRSRKDEDRMKSKAKPMKVERDYDREEKEDYESDREDSVPLSEDMMSSPCTQHNGSYKTHNEEFASMGADGTK from the exons ATGGTTCATGACCAATATGTTTCCAGTACAG GGAAAATCCCAGAAGAGGCCAAGGCCTTGTCGCTTTTGGCCCCTGCCGCCCCAGTACCTAGTCTGATTCCTGGTGGGGGACTTCTACCAATTCCTACTCCAGCTCCGCTTCAGAAT CTGAACCTTCCTGTAGTGAGTAGGCTGACAGCGGCTCTGGAACCTGCAGCGTCAGCTTCAGCGTCAACGTCGGCTTCAGCGTCAGCGTCAGCGCTCGCCCAGCCCCCCCTCATGGGAAATGTGGATCCCTCAAAGGTCGATGAGATCCGGAGGACCGTCTATGTTGGCAACTTGAACTCACAG ACCACCAACGCAGACCAGCTGTTGGAGTTCTTCAAGCAGGTGGGCGACGTGAAGTTTGTGCGAATGGCTGGAGATGAGACTCAGCCGACACGCTTCGCCTTCGTGGAGTTTGTTGAGCAGGACTCAGTCAACAGAGCCCTGACCTTCAATGGAGTCATGTTCGGAGACCGACCTCTGAA GGTTAATCATTCCAACAACGCCATAGTGAAACCCCCGGAGATGACGCCACAGGCTGCTGCTAAGGAGCTGGAGAGTGTGATGAAGAGGGTGAGGGAAGCCCAGTTTACCATTGCTGCTGCCATAGATCCAG CGGACATTAAGGAGGCTCCTACCACTCGGTCGAGAAGGATACGTCGCTCCCGCTCGAAGTCACGCTCTCGCTCACACTCGAGAATGCACAGGAAAAGGTCCCGTTCGAAACACAG CAGACCGGCGCCAAAGTTGTGGCCGAGGAATGACTCCCACAATTCCCGAAGCGGCCACAAGAGGCGCTCTCGCTCCAGAGACAAGAAACACAGTCGCAGTCGCTCAAG AGGCCATAGGAGGAAGAGTAAGGATCGGTCCAGGAGCCCCCGAAGGAAAGCAAGATCCCCCTCCCCAAAAAG AAGTAAGAAAGACAAGAAGAGGGAGCGCAGCAGGGACAGAAAGGAGCGCTCCACATCCAGGAAGAGAAGCCGCAAGGACGAGGACAGGATGAAGAGCAAGGCCAAGCCAATGAAG GTGGAAAGGGACTAtgacagagaagaaaaggaagactATGAAAGTGACAGAGAAGACTCGGTCCCACTCAGTGAGGACATGATGTCATCACCCTGCACCCAGCATAACGGCAGCTACAAGACTCACAATGAGGAGTTTGCATCTATGGGTGCGGACGGCACCAAGTGA
- the srek1 gene encoding splicing regulatory glutamine/lysine-rich protein 1 isoform X1, whose amino-acid sequence MSGIPGTAVVQVTNLSSAVSSEQMRTLFGFLGDIEELRLYPPDNAPLSFSSKVCYIKYRDPSSVGVAQHLTNTVFIDRALIVVPCAEGKIPEEAKALSLLAPAAPVPSLIPGGGLLPIPTPAPLQNLNLPVVSRLTAALEPAASASASTSASASASALAQPPLMGNVDPSKVDEIRRTVYVGNLNSQTTNADQLLEFFKQVGDVKFVRMAGDETQPTRFAFVEFVEQDSVNRALTFNGVMFGDRPLKVNHSNNAIVKPPEMTPQAAAKELESVMKRVREAQFTIAAAIDPADIKEAPTTRSRRIRRSRSKSRSRSHSRMHRKRSRSKHSRPAPKLWPRNDSHNSRSGHKRRSRSRDKKHSRSRSRGHRRKSKDRSRSPRRKARSPSPKRSKKDKKRERSRDRKERSTSRKRSRKDEDRMKSKAKPMKVERDYDREEKEDYESDREDSVPLSEDMMSSPCTQHNGSYKTHNEEFASMGADGTK is encoded by the exons ATGAGCGGGATACCCGGGACTGCAGTCGTCCAGGTCACCAACCTGTCCTCGGCCGTGAGCAGCGAGCAGATGCGCACCCTGTTCGGCTTCCTGGGGGACATCGAGGAGCTGCGGCTCTACCCGCCTGA CAATgcccctctgtctttctcctccaAAGTGTGCTATATAAAGTACCGAGACCCCTCCAGTGTTGGTGTGGCGCAACATCTCACCAATACTGTTTTTATTGACAGAGCTTTGATAGTAGTGCCATGTGCAGAAG GGAAAATCCCAGAAGAGGCCAAGGCCTTGTCGCTTTTGGCCCCTGCCGCCCCAGTACCTAGTCTGATTCCTGGTGGGGGACTTCTACCAATTCCTACTCCAGCTCCGCTTCAGAAT CTGAACCTTCCTGTAGTGAGTAGGCTGACAGCGGCTCTGGAACCTGCAGCGTCAGCTTCAGCGTCAACGTCGGCTTCAGCGTCAGCGTCAGCGCTCGCCCAGCCCCCCCTCATGGGAAATGTGGATCCCTCAAAGGTCGATGAGATCCGGAGGACCGTCTATGTTGGCAACTTGAACTCACAG ACCACCAACGCAGACCAGCTGTTGGAGTTCTTCAAGCAGGTGGGCGACGTGAAGTTTGTGCGAATGGCTGGAGATGAGACTCAGCCGACACGCTTCGCCTTCGTGGAGTTTGTTGAGCAGGACTCAGTCAACAGAGCCCTGACCTTCAATGGAGTCATGTTCGGAGACCGACCTCTGAA GGTTAATCATTCCAACAACGCCATAGTGAAACCCCCGGAGATGACGCCACAGGCTGCTGCTAAGGAGCTGGAGAGTGTGATGAAGAGGGTGAGGGAAGCCCAGTTTACCATTGCTGCTGCCATAGATCCAG CGGACATTAAGGAGGCTCCTACCACTCGGTCGAGAAGGATACGTCGCTCCCGCTCGAAGTCACGCTCTCGCTCACACTCGAGAATGCACAGGAAAAGGTCCCGTTCGAAACACAG CAGACCGGCGCCAAAGTTGTGGCCGAGGAATGACTCCCACAATTCCCGAAGCGGCCACAAGAGGCGCTCTCGCTCCAGAGACAAGAAACACAGTCGCAGTCGCTCAAG AGGCCATAGGAGGAAGAGTAAGGATCGGTCCAGGAGCCCCCGAAGGAAAGCAAGATCCCCCTCCCCAAAAAG AAGTAAGAAAGACAAGAAGAGGGAGCGCAGCAGGGACAGAAAGGAGCGCTCCACATCCAGGAAGAGAAGCCGCAAGGACGAGGACAGGATGAAGAGCAAGGCCAAGCCAATGAAG GTGGAAAGGGACTAtgacagagaagaaaaggaagactATGAAAGTGACAGAGAAGACTCGGTCCCACTCAGTGAGGACATGATGTCATCACCCTGCACCCAGCATAACGGCAGCTACAAGACTCACAATGAGGAGTTTGCATCTATGGGTGCGGACGGCACCAAGTGA
- the srek1 gene encoding splicing regulatory glutamine/lysine-rich protein 1 isoform X2, whose protein sequence is MSGIPGTAVVQVTNLSSAVSSEQMRTLFGFLGDIEELRLYPPDNAPLSFSSKVCYIKYRDPSSVGVAQHLTNTVFIDRALIVVPCAEGKIPEEAKALSLLAPAAPVPSLIPGGGLLPIPTPAPLQNLNLPVVSRLTAALEPAASASASTSASASASALAQPPLMGNVDPSKVDEIRRTVYVGNLNSQTTNADQLLEFFKQVGDVKFVRMAGDETQPTRFAFVEFVEQDSVNRALTFNGVMFGDRPLKVNHSNNAIVKPPEMTPQAAAKELESVMKRVREAQFTIAAAIDPADIKEAPTTRSRRIRRSRSKSRSRSHSRMHRKRSRSKHRPAPKLWPRNDSHNSRSGHKRRSRSRDKKHSRSRSRGHRRKSKDRSRSPRRKARSPSPKRSKKDKKRERSRDRKERSTSRKRSRKDEDRMKSKAKPMKVERDYDREEKEDYESDREDSVPLSEDMMSSPCTQHNGSYKTHNEEFASMGADGTK, encoded by the exons ATGAGCGGGATACCCGGGACTGCAGTCGTCCAGGTCACCAACCTGTCCTCGGCCGTGAGCAGCGAGCAGATGCGCACCCTGTTCGGCTTCCTGGGGGACATCGAGGAGCTGCGGCTCTACCCGCCTGA CAATgcccctctgtctttctcctccaAAGTGTGCTATATAAAGTACCGAGACCCCTCCAGTGTTGGTGTGGCGCAACATCTCACCAATACTGTTTTTATTGACAGAGCTTTGATAGTAGTGCCATGTGCAGAAG GGAAAATCCCAGAAGAGGCCAAGGCCTTGTCGCTTTTGGCCCCTGCCGCCCCAGTACCTAGTCTGATTCCTGGTGGGGGACTTCTACCAATTCCTACTCCAGCTCCGCTTCAGAAT CTGAACCTTCCTGTAGTGAGTAGGCTGACAGCGGCTCTGGAACCTGCAGCGTCAGCTTCAGCGTCAACGTCGGCTTCAGCGTCAGCGTCAGCGCTCGCCCAGCCCCCCCTCATGGGAAATGTGGATCCCTCAAAGGTCGATGAGATCCGGAGGACCGTCTATGTTGGCAACTTGAACTCACAG ACCACCAACGCAGACCAGCTGTTGGAGTTCTTCAAGCAGGTGGGCGACGTGAAGTTTGTGCGAATGGCTGGAGATGAGACTCAGCCGACACGCTTCGCCTTCGTGGAGTTTGTTGAGCAGGACTCAGTCAACAGAGCCCTGACCTTCAATGGAGTCATGTTCGGAGACCGACCTCTGAA GGTTAATCATTCCAACAACGCCATAGTGAAACCCCCGGAGATGACGCCACAGGCTGCTGCTAAGGAGCTGGAGAGTGTGATGAAGAGGGTGAGGGAAGCCCAGTTTACCATTGCTGCTGCCATAGATCCAG CGGACATTAAGGAGGCTCCTACCACTCGGTCGAGAAGGATACGTCGCTCCCGCTCGAAGTCACGCTCTCGCTCACACTCGAGAATGCACAGGAAAAGGTCCCGTTCGAAACACAG ACCGGCGCCAAAGTTGTGGCCGAGGAATGACTCCCACAATTCCCGAAGCGGCCACAAGAGGCGCTCTCGCTCCAGAGACAAGAAACACAGTCGCAGTCGCTCAAG AGGCCATAGGAGGAAGAGTAAGGATCGGTCCAGGAGCCCCCGAAGGAAAGCAAGATCCCCCTCCCCAAAAAG AAGTAAGAAAGACAAGAAGAGGGAGCGCAGCAGGGACAGAAAGGAGCGCTCCACATCCAGGAAGAGAAGCCGCAAGGACGAGGACAGGATGAAGAGCAAGGCCAAGCCAATGAAG GTGGAAAGGGACTAtgacagagaagaaaaggaagactATGAAAGTGACAGAGAAGACTCGGTCCCACTCAGTGAGGACATGATGTCATCACCCTGCACCCAGCATAACGGCAGCTACAAGACTCACAATGAGGAGTTTGCATCTATGGGTGCGGACGGCACCAAGTGA